The following coding sequences are from one Acipenser ruthenus chromosome 7, fAciRut3.2 maternal haplotype, whole genome shotgun sequence window:
- the LOC117416161 gene encoding dual specificity tyrosine-phosphorylation-regulated kinase 2 isoform X1, with protein MLTKKPCAAVYPTVAAGKGGEGDCQLQSAGTSAGGLLTGPGTDPQLSVALPPLRNTCTLSVGGNKHTMNDHLHIGTHQQIHVQQLFEENSNKRTVLTAQPNGLTPVGKTGLPSVQDRQLDSAHRRQGSSSSLKSSDGTGRTKASPMAPEQAMKQYMPKLTVFEHHEIFNYPEIYFLGPNAKKRLGVIGGSNNGGYDDDQGSYIHVPHDHLAYRYEVLKIIGKGSFGQVVKAYDHKAHQHVALKMVRNEKRFHRQAAEEIRILEHLRKQDKDGSMNVIHMLEHFTFRSHICMTFELLSMNLYELIKKNKFQGFSLPLVRKFAHSILQCLDALHKNKIIHCDLKPENILLKQQGRSGIKVIDFGSSCYEHQRVYTYIQSRFYRAPEVILGSRYGMPIDMWSLGCILAELLTGYPLLPGEDEGDQLACMIELLGMPTQKLLDSSKRAKNFVSSKGYPRYCTVTSLPDGSTVLNGGRSRRGKLRGPPGSKECVTALKGCDDPLFLDFLKQCLEWDPSLRMTPSQALRHPWLRRRLPKPPTGEKSATKRITESTGAITSISKLPPTSGSASSKLRTNLAQITDANGNIQQRTVLPKLVS; from the exons ATGTTAACCAAGAAACCCTGCGCTGCCGTCTACCCGACTG TCGCCGCAGGCAAAGGGGGTGAGGGCGATTGCCAGTTGCAGTCGGCCGGGACCAGTGCAGGGGGTCTACTGACTGGACCAGGGACCGACCCGCAGTTGTCCGTCGCGTTGCCGCCTCTCCGGAACACCTGCACGCTCTCG GTCGGAGGCAATAAACACACAATGAACGACCACCTGCACATCGGTACCCACCAGCAGATCCACGTCCAGCAACTTTTTGAGGAAAACAGCAACAAGCGGACGGTTTTAACAGCCCAGCCCAACGGCCTCACTCCGGTGGGCAAAACCGGCTTGCCATCAGTGCAGGACAGGCAGCTGGACAGTGCCCACCGCCGCCAGGGCAGCTCCAGCTCCCTCAAGTCCTCCGACGGGACAGGGAGGACGAAAGCCTCGCCCATGGCACCTGAACAGGCCATGAAGCAATACATGCCCAAGCTGACGGTGTTCGAGCACCATGAGATCTTCAACTACCCCGAGATCTACTTTTTGGGTCCAAACGCCAAGAAGAGGCTGGGCGTGATCGGGGGCTCCAACAATGGCGGCTACGACGACGACCAGGGCTCCTATATCCACGTGCCCCACGACCACCTCGCGTACCGCTATGAGGTGCTCAAGATTATTGGCAAGGGCAGCTTTGGCCAGGTGGTGAAGGCCTACGACCACAAGGCGCACCAGCACGTGGCCCTCAAGATGGTGCGCAACGAGAAGCGCTTCCACAGACAGGCGGCGGAGGAGATCCGCATCCTGGAGCACCTGCGCAAGCAGGACAAGGACGGATCCATGAACGTCATCCACATGCTGGAGCACTTCACATTCCGCAGCCACATCTGCATGACCTTCGAGCTGCTGAGCATGAACCTGTATGAGCTCATCAAGAAGAACAAGTTCCAGGGCTTCAGCCTGCCGCTGGTGCGCAAATTCGCCCACTCTATCCTGCAGTGCCTGGACGCCctgcacaaaaacaaaatcatcCACTGTGACTTGAAACCCGAGAACATCCTGCTGAAACAGCAGGGCAGGAGCGGGATCAAGGTGATCGACTTCGGCTCCAGCTGCTACGAGCACCAGCGGGTCTACACCTACATACAGTCTCGCTTTTACCGGGCGCCGGAAGTGATCCTCGGCTCCAGGTACGGCATGCCCATCGACATGTGGAGCCTGGGCTGTATACTGGCAGAGCTGCTGACGGGTTACCCTCTCTTACCGGGAGAAGATGAAGGGGACCAACTGGCATGCATGATAGAACTGCTCGGTATGCCAACACAGAAGCTTCTAGATTCATCCAAAAGAGCCAAAAATTTTGTCAGCTCCAAGGGTTACCCCCGGTACTGCACTGTCACGAGCTTGCCGGATGGCTCCACGGTTCTGAACGGTGGGCGCTCGCGCAGGGGGAAACTCAGGGGCCCGCCAGGGAGCAAGGAGTGTGTGACGGCTCTGAAGGGCTGCGACGACCCCCTGTTCCTGGACTTTCTGAAACAGTGTTTGGAATGGGATCCCTCTCTCCGCATGACACCCAGCCAGGCCTTAAGACACCCTTGGCTGAGGAGACGCTTGCCAAAACCCCCGACCGGGGAGAAGAGCGCCACCAAGCGGATCACGGAGAGCACTGGTGCTATTACATCCATTTCCAAATTACCTCCAACTTCAGGATCCGCCTCCTCTAAGTTAAGGACTAATTTGGCACAAATCACCGATGCCAATGGGAATATCCAACAGAGGACAGTGTTGCCAAAGTTAGTCAGCTGA
- the LOC117416161 gene encoding dual specificity tyrosine-phosphorylation-regulated kinase 2 isoform X2, producing MNDHLHIGTHQQIHVQQLFEENSNKRTVLTAQPNGLTPVGKTGLPSVQDRQLDSAHRRQGSSSSLKSSDGTGRTKASPMAPEQAMKQYMPKLTVFEHHEIFNYPEIYFLGPNAKKRLGVIGGSNNGGYDDDQGSYIHVPHDHLAYRYEVLKIIGKGSFGQVVKAYDHKAHQHVALKMVRNEKRFHRQAAEEIRILEHLRKQDKDGSMNVIHMLEHFTFRSHICMTFELLSMNLYELIKKNKFQGFSLPLVRKFAHSILQCLDALHKNKIIHCDLKPENILLKQQGRSGIKVIDFGSSCYEHQRVYTYIQSRFYRAPEVILGSRYGMPIDMWSLGCILAELLTGYPLLPGEDEGDQLACMIELLGMPTQKLLDSSKRAKNFVSSKGYPRYCTVTSLPDGSTVLNGGRSRRGKLRGPPGSKECVTALKGCDDPLFLDFLKQCLEWDPSLRMTPSQALRHPWLRRRLPKPPTGEKSATKRITESTGAITSISKLPPTSGSASSKLRTNLAQITDANGNIQQRTVLPKLVS from the coding sequence ATGAACGACCACCTGCACATCGGTACCCACCAGCAGATCCACGTCCAGCAACTTTTTGAGGAAAACAGCAACAAGCGGACGGTTTTAACAGCCCAGCCCAACGGCCTCACTCCGGTGGGCAAAACCGGCTTGCCATCAGTGCAGGACAGGCAGCTGGACAGTGCCCACCGCCGCCAGGGCAGCTCCAGCTCCCTCAAGTCCTCCGACGGGACAGGGAGGACGAAAGCCTCGCCCATGGCACCTGAACAGGCCATGAAGCAATACATGCCCAAGCTGACGGTGTTCGAGCACCATGAGATCTTCAACTACCCCGAGATCTACTTTTTGGGTCCAAACGCCAAGAAGAGGCTGGGCGTGATCGGGGGCTCCAACAATGGCGGCTACGACGACGACCAGGGCTCCTATATCCACGTGCCCCACGACCACCTCGCGTACCGCTATGAGGTGCTCAAGATTATTGGCAAGGGCAGCTTTGGCCAGGTGGTGAAGGCCTACGACCACAAGGCGCACCAGCACGTGGCCCTCAAGATGGTGCGCAACGAGAAGCGCTTCCACAGACAGGCGGCGGAGGAGATCCGCATCCTGGAGCACCTGCGCAAGCAGGACAAGGACGGATCCATGAACGTCATCCACATGCTGGAGCACTTCACATTCCGCAGCCACATCTGCATGACCTTCGAGCTGCTGAGCATGAACCTGTATGAGCTCATCAAGAAGAACAAGTTCCAGGGCTTCAGCCTGCCGCTGGTGCGCAAATTCGCCCACTCTATCCTGCAGTGCCTGGACGCCctgcacaaaaacaaaatcatcCACTGTGACTTGAAACCCGAGAACATCCTGCTGAAACAGCAGGGCAGGAGCGGGATCAAGGTGATCGACTTCGGCTCCAGCTGCTACGAGCACCAGCGGGTCTACACCTACATACAGTCTCGCTTTTACCGGGCGCCGGAAGTGATCCTCGGCTCCAGGTACGGCATGCCCATCGACATGTGGAGCCTGGGCTGTATACTGGCAGAGCTGCTGACGGGTTACCCTCTCTTACCGGGAGAAGATGAAGGGGACCAACTGGCATGCATGATAGAACTGCTCGGTATGCCAACACAGAAGCTTCTAGATTCATCCAAAAGAGCCAAAAATTTTGTCAGCTCCAAGGGTTACCCCCGGTACTGCACTGTCACGAGCTTGCCGGATGGCTCCACGGTTCTGAACGGTGGGCGCTCGCGCAGGGGGAAACTCAGGGGCCCGCCAGGGAGCAAGGAGTGTGTGACGGCTCTGAAGGGCTGCGACGACCCCCTGTTCCTGGACTTTCTGAAACAGTGTTTGGAATGGGATCCCTCTCTCCGCATGACACCCAGCCAGGCCTTAAGACACCCTTGGCTGAGGAGACGCTTGCCAAAACCCCCGACCGGGGAGAAGAGCGCCACCAAGCGGATCACGGAGAGCACTGGTGCTATTACATCCATTTCCAAATTACCTCCAACTTCAGGATCCGCCTCCTCTAAGTTAAGGACTAATTTGGCACAAATCACCGATGCCAATGGGAATATCCAACAGAGGACAGTGTTGCCAAAGTTAGTCAGCTGA